The Bacillus rossius redtenbacheri isolate Brsri chromosome 5, Brsri_v3, whole genome shotgun sequence region GCCAGTACCAGTTGTAAGGTTGGTACCGATTGTAAGGCCGACACCAGTTGTAAGGTTGGTACCGATTTTAAGGCCGGCACCAGTTATAAGGTTGGTACCGATTGTAAGGGTGATACCTGTTGTAAGGTTGGTACCGATTGTAAGGGTGATACCAGTTGTAAGGTTCGTACCGATTGTAAGGCCGACACCAATTGTAAGGATGGTACCGATTGTAAGGGTGATACTATTTGTAACATTGGTACATACTGCAAGGCCGATACTGATGCCAAGGTTGACGTCGATTATTAGCAGGGTTCCCCGCAGCAGGGAATATCTGGAAAATTGGTAAAACTCAGGAAACTGAAAAGGTAGTCTTGAAAAGCCAGGAAGCTTTGGGAACTTGTCAGTATCCGAGTGTGTGCTGGTGACAGACGCACGGTCGCACGGTCGCACGGTCGCACGGTGGGCCCGGCAGGTGGAGGAGCGGACGGGACGCGTGCTGGAGCAGGACGTGGCCCGGCTCGGCGAGGCGCGCCTCCGGACGCAGGCGGAGCTGTCGGCGCTGCGGCGGGCCGGGGACGCCCTGCAGGTGGACCTGAAGGGCTGCGAGCTGGCCAAGGACTCTCTCCGGGCCCGCTCGCGCGACCTCTCCCACGAGCTGCAGCGCCACAAGGAGGTCACCTACAACCTGGTCAGTGGTCGGCCCCTATACTTACCTTCTCGGAGCTTTCATTCCGATTGTTTGGTTGGAttcaggggcacaacaacagggggcgggcaagggtattttgcaccCTCcttccctctgaaaccttgaagtaggggcaaacgggggcaaagaaagtgctgcgtaatcaatttttagataataaaaatgcttaaatagcaccattttccaccttgaaatacaaattttcccgggggaggatccccggaccccccccgcttcaatagggggatcgatgattctttataaaaaggtatattgcccccccccccccctccctttggaaatttagctgttgcgcccctggttgaaTTCCATTCAAAACTATGcatgctcaatttttttttgtctgtttccaATCACCTGACGAGTTTGTAAGCACCAGTAGGAAACATGGAACTTGAAAGCACACCATAGACCACCACTGTCACGCTCAGGAGAATATGCAAAATTTCCTTTGGGAGGGCGGGGGGGAGGGATGGAACCACTATCCGTGCCGTTTGCTGTCAAATTGTTTCGATTGTAGGATTTTGGGGTGGGGGGGATATATATTTTCCCCATATCCCCCCCCTCCTGTGTACGCCCCTGGTCATGCCTATTACACCAGCACAAAGTCCAAACTTTGACGAGGTTCAGGAAACTACATTCCAAGCCTTGTCGAGCCACGATACGTCATACTGTGTAGTTGAAATGTTTGTCTATAATTATTTGTAGTTTAATATACTTAAATGTATGTCATCTTGCGAGATTGACTGACGGGACAGTTAAAGCAGAGAGATCTCAGGGAAATAGTCCAGAGGAAGTGTGTGGGTGTTGACTCGTGTGGGTCGCCGGGCGTGGCCCGACTgcagcatgtgtgtgtgtgcgcggggGGAAGGACTTTGAGTGCCAGAAGCTGGAGTCGCGGCTGGCGCGCCTCTCGGGCCAAGGCCCGCCGGAGGACCAGGAGGCCAACCAGAGGAAGATAGCTGAGCTGGAGGAGACGCTCGCGCTGAAGACGTCCACGCTCAACCTGGTCAAGACCCAGATCGCGCGCCTCGAGGTGAGCagtgtgtcatggacacggccgtgtgttgtacgttaCATGGTACTACACTCGTCCAGTCGTAGCTGAGGGCCATCTCGCAGGAGGGTGCTCGGGAAGGAGCGGAGGCGGGATGTGAAGGGTgcgacgcgatgcgcagaacatGGAGCGGCAGCTGAgcgcgcggctgggcgcggacgGGGAGGAGCTGGCGCGGCTGGAGGGCCGGCTGCTGGAGCTGCGGGCGGCGCGGGAGGGCGGCCAGCGGCAGCTGCGCCAGCGCCGGGAGGCGGCGCAGGCGCGCCAGGTGGAGGAGAACCTGCTGCGGCTGCGCGTGCGCCAGGCGGAGGCGGCGGTGGCCCGCGAGGGGGATCGCGTCTACGACCTGGAGCGCTACCGCCTCGAGATGGAGGCCGTGAGTCTCCCTTTTATATCCAGTGCCATTGTTCCCATTTCTGTTCTACAAAAATGTCAAGTTTCTTAAAATTCAATCGCATACCATTGTCGACTTTTGGTACCTAATTTTACATTCGTCCCAGTTGAGACATTCACAGGCACTGGCGGatccattgggggggggggggggatgaatagCCGCATGCCCCCTTCTCCCCTGAACAATTTTCAGATTTTCTCCTGATTCCTAATCATAGTCTTCCAAActtaaataaagtattattttaccgCAGTGCTATAGAGAACAGGACTTTTCGAACCACAAATAAAgtgtactaaatatttcaattttagatgttttaaaaattgtattagaaaatttatatTCGCCCTCCTGGACCATCATTCTGGATCCAGCCTTGTTTACAGGTCTCCGATGAAACATTGGAGTTTTTTTTAATCGCTTGACCGTAATGATGCACAATTAGTGAGAATAACACAGTGAACAGCTTTCTCACAGATTCATGAACTGGAAAATTTGAGATATCCATTGACAAAAGTGCACACTGATGAGCGATGCACAGTATATAGAGTGCTTGTGCAAATTGATGGattgttattttgctgtgtgtctAGTGTCTTTTTTCTTGACCTCCACGAGTGCTGTCCAGCTACAAAATGTAAACTAAGGCTGGTGTACGGCACAGTAACAGCTGCTCAATGGTTAAACACAGAGCCCAGAAGTTACAAATTACGTTATTGAAGCGTCCAACGCGTCTCACGCTGTGAACTACCCCGTCTCTTTAATGTGTGGGTAGAGGCTTCCTACCCGTCTGAAGGCCTCTGCTGGCCTcgatattaattttaacaagttatTCACTCGGTGATAAAACAACTATCTCATTTACTTGCACACAGCCCTCCTTTATTCTCTTTATATTTCCTTACACTCTGTCTCTCTCTTCTTCTGCACCCCTTCAGCTGTTGAGGGGAGGTGCGTGGGCGGCTCCCGCAGGCCATGAAGGAGCGGCAGGTGGAGATCGCGGCGCAGAAGGACGTGATGCTAGCGCGGCGCCGCGGCCTGGCCGAGGAGCGGTCGCGGCTGCTGCGCGAGCAGGCCGAGTGGCGGGAGAAGATCGCGCAGCTGCACGGCCGCTACGAGCTCACCGTGTCCACCTTCGGGCAGAGCGAGGACGGCGCGCAGCTGTCCGTCACCCAGGTCATGCTCAAGGTACGGCGCCTTCCAGGGGTGCTTCACAGCAATGGTAGAACACAGAGCTCAGAAGTTACAAATTACGTCATTCAAGCGACCAACGCGTCTCATGCTGTGAACTACCCCGCTAGAGGGTTCCTACCCGTCTGAAGGCCTCTGCTGGCCTCGACCGCTGAGGGGTGGGGAGCGATGCGTCTGCACTCCACAGTGTCAAGGGTGGGCGGTACAGCCACCCCACAGCTCTCGCCTCTAGCAGGGCTGAACATGCGGTTTCCAGAGTATAAAAGAGTATTTCTGTTTGTTACTGATAACTGTAAGATAAATGTGCAGCTTGATATCAAGACACGAGGCCACTACTTGGTCTTGATACTGCTTATCCACTTGCAACCTTAAACATTCTCGGGTGTTGTCTCACGAGGAGATGGTGCGAGTGCAGAGCAGGGGAATAGGGACAGACGTATTTTGAGAAAAGAACACAGGGCTTGAGAGTCGTGACGGGCAGGAAGGGGACTGTTGAGGACGGGGTGTTGTGTTTGCTCGCCATGCCCTTGCCGGAAGATGAGGCGGAGGATCTGTATGCTGTGTCATGTGGCTTCTTGCTTGTAATAGCTGGCCATTgtcttatttggccgggccattatTCCCCACCGAATGGTGGTGATTCACGTGCCTGCAGTAGAATGTGCACCTGAAGGAAAACTCAGCCAATCACAACAGCTTCTAACGTACATGCTCCTGCGTGTCGTGCGAGTGTGGAGTGCGTGCCGTGTGCCGCAGAACGCCCAGGAGAAGTACGAGCTGCAGCAGCACGGCGACCGGCTGGACGCGCAGATACAGCGCGCGGAGAAGGAGATCCTGGCGCTGGAGAACACGCTGAAGGTGGTGAATGCAGCGAACGACACCTACAAGAAGAGCCTGTCCCCGGTCGACGAGGACGGTGGGTGTCCGAGCCCCGGGCAAGGGCTCCCCCCTGAGAGCCACGTTGTTTCTGGTTCAGTGACTCGACGGTGAATACACAGCCTTCTTTTTAAACACCTATTAGCACTTAACTATAAGCGGTAGTAGTGTAAAGATCATGGGAAGATGCCAActctgtttctttttttaaataagaattatGGTAGCATAAattagcgtcaatcgttagctgTTACtgaaactgaggagtagacaaacacaagcagcgttacgagattTCCGTATCATTAatgctgcgtcatttccatctctcccgtgccgtctccccttccgccCGTTACAATCAGCATGTAACATACTACACTACGTacctatgcccccccccccccctctctctctcgtTGTCCCAGTCGACTGCTAGTATATACGTTGGAGTGGCGTCCCCGCCGACGCGCACTCCTCaactggttcccccaccatgtgCCTACTCCCCTCAAGagattggaattttcgtaacgctcgaaaattgtagccccctcagcaaagaagttttacttcaaaaaaatgttttattctcTTTAGTATTCAGTGATGCTTCAGTTGAAGATTGGTATGAAATGCAGAGCGTGCGGGACCAGCGAGAGTAAAGGAAAGGCCCGCCCCGTGGTGCACAGGTCCGGAGATGCGGAGGAAGGCCGAGCTGGAGGCGCAGCTGGCCGAGGCGACGGAGAAGCTGAGGCTCCACCGGACACAGCTCCAGGACCTGCGGACCACAGTCACGGTGCGACCCTCTGTCCCCCGCTCTCCTCCCCGCTCCTTCTCAGTCACACCTTTAACAATGGTGTGAAATGGTGGAGTGAAAATGTAGATCATGGGAAGATGCCAActctgtttctttttttaaataaaataaaaaaaaagcatgtgcAACTCAGTACACataatagaagtgaaacttcagtggcaattcaaacctcgactcgtaagtatatcgtaaggggtacaACGGCggagagataaatagagagaaACAAGCCAATTTTCTAAATAatcatgaattaacaaaattattactcacttcagaACAAGCCCAAACCCCGTTGTGTCGCCCTCTGCCCCtgatactcccttactagacgcCAGCAAGTCGGTGTGGTGTCAGGCAGGTAGGTAgggacccgcctatccctgcagcatggcggggttcaacctgagccgcacgtcgccacgtggagcccgctcaatgggacagttctctgcaccgtccgaaACCTATTCTcagtccttttcgcgtcagaaacatttcacagcaatgtttcacgaaaacgttgcattgagATTGCACTCCCGTGGCGCCCAAAGAAGTGGAGCACAGCGGAGCACAGGGGTAGCTGGTCGTCCCGGTGGCCGCAGGACATGGAGGGCTCGCTGGCGGAGGTGGAGCAGGCGGAGCAGCGGGCCCGGGAGCAGTTCGCGCGCAAGCAGCAGGAGCGCGACGAGCTGGAGGCCGTCCTGCGTGAGCAGCAGGTGAAGATGGAGCGCGCCGCGCGCCAGGTGCGGCGCGCCACCCAGGAGCTCAGGGGCCACGCTGCCGGGCCCCCCACCCTCGAAGAGGTGCGTCACAAATCCTGATACgtcatagttagagacctgcttcattgacctctaggatagactccacagtcctttaaatactcgcggaaatgacacctgttcattggctactgacgcgcgggacgtctcaactaggctgtccgtaattcggcaatttctgggtttagtgtttcccattggctcacagttccccggattaAATGTGGGCCTattgcagaagcggtacgaaggtatggttgttttgatgctagcctatcgtgaaatgaatccgcaaattttgcatgtctctagtcataGTTAACCCTCGCATGACTTTTTATTgcttttatataatattttgtaaatgaattttgagaaaatttttagACAAAGCATGATAGGCAAGAGCTACATTGTGATACATTTGCAGAGGCCTTTAAGTAGTAGTGaggacaagaaaataaaaataacctaaATGGTCTTTGGAATCTGGGCCCTACACCTTAGATTTTTGTTCATTTGGCCACTGACTTAAAAGAAGAAGGGATTTTATTTAGTCTTGAACAACCTGATCATGAGTAACATTTCAGTTCATATTTGTGTCTGGTTCAGACTACCTTTGGACGCATCAAGGCGACTTTGATCCGATTGAAGACATCTCCAAAATAATTGAGTGGGTGTTTGAGGCCAGCTCCACAGCATCACTTGGATTACGAGCACAAGGTGATACCCAAGTGGTTTGGAGCCCACCTTTCTTGAAGGTTCTGCCACCTCAAGCCTGCATGTAATTGTGGACATCTCGTATCAGCGTAGCCTAGTTAGACAAACTGGACGTGCATGCATACTCTAGTTTTGTGGTCGCAGTATTGTTACTGTACCCGGTGATGTGTCAGGACGTGGTTAGCTTGTGATCACTTGGATGCAAGGACCACTTGCAGCAGTGATGGGTCCACATGCGACCTTGGACTGTGGGCACCTCGTTGGTATTGCATTGCTTTGGAGTCTACTGTTTAATAAAGCTACGGCGTGACTGGAGTGGAGAAACCATGTGCGGGTTGGCTCATGTCTCGATCTGCTCCGTCCAGTCAGCACTTCGTATTTGCTTCTGGTTACACCAGTGGTGAGATGGAAGAAACATTGTCACCAGAACAGAACAGCTTTTGTTTTGAAGCTGTGCGTGTTGGTAAGATATTTACATTACTATCTTGTGGGCAGCAGTAATTCTGAATAACATCGAAGTGGCACTTGCTTAGCCATAATTGTTCTTAACTAACAGAAACATATCATTGTTTCGATGGTAAAACATGGACAGAAAATGCCTCGTTATGTGAATCAGATTGAGAACTCTAGTCCGGAAGCTCACGACCAGAAAGGTGGCTCAAGAAAGCTCTGTGTCGGCGTGGAACAGGCAACGGGACAGCCgaggcaacagctggtgctggaGTGGTGGGCCGGTGTGCGCGCAGAGGGACATAGAGACGCGCGAGCTGCAGGAGCAGAACCAGACGGCGCTGCAGCACCTGGCGCTGGTGGCCGGCCTCCACCTGGAGACGGCGCCCGTCATCAAGCGCTACCTGGCGGACAGGGGCCTGGCGCTGCCCGCGCCGCGCCCGGCGCCCCCCGAGCCGCGCGCCGTGCCCAGCCCGCCGTCGGGCGGCCGCAGCAGCGCCTGCTCCAGCGCCCGCTCCACCGTGTCCCCGAGCGTCGTCACCCTCGACGCCGCCCGGCTGGAAGGTGAGTCCGCCAGCTCTGGAACCTCGGCATGGGCGTTGCAAGGATGTATTTTTTTGggaggggacttcaattgatttagttgtttgaggaatatccatcccctgggaaaaaaaaaaaaaaaaaaccgggggtccgggggtcctcctccgggaaaatttggggtttgaaggtgcaaaaaggtggtttttaggcatttttctttcctaaatattctaactatagttggttgcaatatataatttattttttataaaaaatattttcagagaacaaatttgtaaaaacacagttaacatatctgctggtgctatatccacacgaaatcattaatttaaacatcaggagaaactacgaaactaaatatattattggaggggacgaaattgaagacttttattatcgGGGAGGACGTGTCTCCCCCCCTCCGGTTGCGATGCCCATgaacctcggcaaccagcagtcTCCTTGTTCCAGTTTCTGCGCTCCTGACGGAATACATCTCCATCAGCCCAGTGATGTGCACACTTTTCAGGTTCAggaattatacacacacacaaacgcacaCACACAATTGCCTAAAACTTCATTTCTGATGGAATTGAACAGTCATTTTTATCAAATATAGTATTTACCCGAAAATAATTCAACTCTGAATTTATTGCGACTCCAAAGTTTTGAATATTAGTTCATGAAATACACTTTATGGTGTGTATATCTGAATTTAAAGTACACAGTacttgaaaattatttgaattagtAAATTTATTCCATATTTTCTAGACCTTTGGTGCCATTTTCAGCAGAGTGAGTTACACCGTCTTTTTGAGACCCCCAAGCCgcaggtataaaaaaaaactgagttaTGTGGTTGTCATTCAAAAGTGGTCCTTCAGAAAGAAAGAATGCAGCAATAAACAGTGGTCTCTCATCTGTCACGCCTGTGCATAGATTCAGGAAGCCGCAGACTAAAATTGCATATGTGACACTGTTAAGAGGCGGagcgtgtagtttttcaactaagctattCCCAATGGAAAGATACAAGTTTGTGATTATATGTATTACATCTtccaatttttgtttaaacaattttagtaaaaaatcatTGCATTGTTTTCAGGTGAATAAGCTTCCATTCAGACCCAACTTAGCAGTGTTAATTTAAGTGTGATAATAGATTGTTTCATGCTTGAAGCTTATTATGACAAACTTGGTTTAAATTTGTAGGCTTGTCATTTTAAACTTCAGCTAAGCTTATTCTGTTAAATTGGGATATCAACTGTT contains the following coding sequences:
- the LOC134532304 gene encoding coiled-coil domain-containing protein 39 → MTLSMGEILKELGWSDGFHIPAANEENKKLEQEVEEKMNLKATYAARLAEVSERVEALSEHLRNMEQAHQQNQGLLTAQYAQLQTEEHLARLARNEHGRLGQELRQLDKASAEIGERHAALQKDVARYTDKLEKLKASVKWDVDARLAWDEAVVRGEDDNLVILRAIREDDSEAKERELERQRLTEDVRARERLLAEAEERAREMRRVLDHTAELFRKTHAERRDLLAQWEDSVRALHRRDQDIYCAVQELGELQERAKEREAEREERRQFLDNEVNNNKELEARAEQGARTAARLREELATLRADVALLAGEEQKMQRTIAQTGHQLNDQLRANAQLRQDIARKRDNAARTKAANEELRRRLDEVAGSSSSAADRVRQLEEMIQVEERTGRVLEQDVARLGEARLRTQAELSALRRAGDALQVDLKGCELAKDSLRARSRDLSHELQRHKEVTYNLDFECQKLESRLARLSGQGPPEDQEANQRKIAELEETLALKTSTLNLVKTQIARLENMERQLSARLGADGEELARLEGRLLELRAAREGGQRQLRQRREAAQARQVEENLLRLRVRQAEAAVAREGDRVYDLERYRLEMEAAMKERQVEIAAQKDVMLARRRGLAEERSRLLREQAEWREKIAQLHGRYELTVSTFGQSEDGAQLSVTQVMLKNAQEKYELQQHGDRLDAQIQRAEKEILALENTLKVVNAANDTYKKSLSPVDEDGPEMRRKAELEAQLAEATEKLRLHRTQLQDLRTTVTDMEGSLAEVEQAEQRAREQFARKQQERDELEAVLREQQVKMERAARQVRRATQELRGHAAGPPTLEERDIETRELQEQNQTALQHLALVAGLHLETAPVIKRYLADRGLALPAPRPAPPEPRAVPSPPSGGRSSACSSARSTVSPSVVTLDAARLEDSCCSTDSESKPEGFGRESDSISDH